The following proteins are co-located in the Billgrantia tianxiuensis genome:
- a CDS encoding nitrate reductase cytochrome c-type subunit has translation MLEEREPEPLYGVEDRSLRPVREYPMQPPTIPHRIDNYQVDLNANRCMACHARTRVGETQAIMVSVTHYMDREGNFLGDLSPRRYFCTQCHVPQTDAPSRVGNTFVDMSDLIRGSRQRSE, from the coding sequence TTGCTCGAGGAGCGGGAGCCTGAGCCCCTCTACGGGGTCGAGGATCGCAGCCTGCGCCCGGTGCGCGAATACCCGATGCAGCCGCCTACCATTCCCCACCGCATCGACAACTACCAAGTGGATCTAAACGCCAACCGCTGCATGGCGTGCCATGCCCGCACCCGTGTCGGCGAGACCCAGGCCATCATGGTCAGCGTCACCCACTACATGGATCGTGAGGGCAACTTCCTCGGCGATTTGTCGCCGCGCCGCTACTTCTGCACCCAGTGCCACGTACCGCAGACCGACGCGCCCTCGCGGGTTGGCAACACCTTCGTCGACATGAGCGACCTCATCCGCGGTTCACGCCAAAGAAGCGAATAA